A window of the Diorhabda carinulata isolate Delta chromosome 1, icDioCari1.1, whole genome shotgun sequence genome harbors these coding sequences:
- the LOC130891836 gene encoding toll-like receptor 7 — protein MSTSRILLLVTSMICIKDTSATNYCTTTSTYTDDFVVVECSKVQFPLETTELVGGTSFFRRIWLKIKESNLSEIESSSFITNSIITDLDLSQNNITNIKQDAFAGLSSLRKLFLARNALSELKPNVFDSLQQLRTLDVSMNNIKKLDLNFLTDIIHLSYLNLSKNSLAYFNDAVLGQNHYILELKLNDNQISQLILNRSSHRIANLDVSKNRLTVVDICIPGLLSLNISYNNIVYLLSGKCLINMTINNLDASHNFIDDFSVKNISKLWTLKILRIGYNDISLIPNGLFVNMTELTYLDLSNNKLLKLQYGIFDNLFNLKYLDLSYNKLKSLKRYFYSLHQLDTLKINNNEIVYTHSNPFSDLPNLRNIYLNNNKFDCKQLLEVLNGFKQVNFDSSTVMGKENIHGITCLDYKSNSEIEDDLTGYFKKIISSKFEKPDDDDDFKRTMMYNYFNKDFLNSNFYKYLENFKTNNVHKDDTLKFLKSELDNSKFYQFLESLQVSENSTREFGKYIEEYLEKLKLDLEEKLTLRDNDINEQIHAFSETNNKTSYYGMFSAIILIIFMLLLIKIIQIYIEYIKNKHVRKEELQLLDQVQTENRL, from the exons ATGTCCACCTCAAG GATTCTGTTGCTGGTTACATCAATGATTTGTATTAAAGACACTTCAGCAACAAATTACTGTACTACTACTAGTACTTATACTGACGATTTTGTGGTTGTAGAGTGTTCTAAAGTTCAGTTTCCGCTAGAAACAACCGAACTTGTTGGTGGAACATCATTTTTCCGTAGAATATGGTTGAAAATTAAAGAATCTAATTTATCTGAGATTGAATCAAGCTCTTTCATAACTAACTCAATAATAACCGATTTGGATTTGTCGCAGAATAACATAACGAACATCAAACAAGATGCTTTCGCTGGACTTTCATCTCTACGGAAATTATTTTTAGCTAGGAATGCCCTAAGTGAACTAAAACCAAATGTTTTCGACTCTTTACAGCAGTTACGCACTTTGGACGTATcgatgaataatataaaaaaattggatttaaaCTTTTTAACCGATATAATACATTTGTCTTAtcttaatttatcaaaaaattctctAGCATATTTTAATGACGCTGTGTTAGGTCAGAATCATTACATTCTAGAGCTTAAACTAAATGATAATCAAATTTCACAGTTGATTTTAAATAGATCTTCTCATAGAATTGCTAATTTAGATGTATCCAAAAACAGGTTAACTGTTGTAGATATTTGTATACCTGGGTTATTATCACTAAatattagttataataatattgtatacCTTCTATCTGGtaaatgtttaattaatatGACAATTAATAACTTAGATGCTAGTCACAATTTTATTGATGacttttctgtaaaaaatatttcaaagttatGGACCTTGAAGATTCTAAGGATTGGATATAATGATATATCGTTAATTCCAAATggtttatttgttaatatgaCAGAATTAACATATTTAGATCTATCGAACAACAAGCTATTAAAGTTGCAGTATGgtatatttgataatttgtttaatttaaagTATCTAGATCTATCgtacaataaattgaaatcacttaaaagatatttttattcattacatCAACTTGATACtttgaaaattaacaacaaTGAAATTGTTTATACACATTCGAATCCTTTTAGCGATTTACCAAATTTaaggaatatttatttaaacaacaataaatttgacTGTAAACAATTATTAGAGGTACTGAATGGATTTAAACAAGTAAATTTTGATAGTAGCACTGTAATGGGTAAGGAAAATATTCATGGCATAACATGTCTGGATTATAAATCAAATTCTGAAATAGAAGATGACCTCACtggttattttaagaaaataatttcatctaaGTTTGAGAAACCTGATGACGATGATGATTTTAAGCGTACTATGatgtataattatttcaacaaagaCTTCTTgaatagtaatttttataaatatctagaaaatttcaaaacGAACAATGTTCATAAAGACgatacattaaaatttttgaaatctgaaTTGGATAACAGTAAGTTTTATCAGTTTTTAGAAAGTTTACAAGTTAGTGAAAATTCTACTAGagaatttggtaaatatatagaagaatatttagaaaaattgaaattagatttAGAAGAGAAATTAACTCTACGTGATAATGATATTAATGAACAAATACATGCTTTTTCGGAAACTAATAACAAAACTAGTTACTACGGGATGTTTTCGGCAATCATTTTGATCATATTCATGTTATtgcttataaaaattattcagatatatattgaatacattaaaaacaaacatgTTAGAAAAGAAGAGCTGCAGCTCCTTGATCAAGTACAAACAGAAAACCGTTTATAA